The genomic window GAGAAATTCAAAGTTGACATCATCGATCGATAGCAGAAACAAATTaccttttatttattgtttcgaTATAACGAGCTCAAGTTGTACTCAAACAATGTGAAACAAGATTGAATCGAATGAATTGAGGATGCTGGAAGAAAATCTTTACCGAACACTCTTTGGGCATTGAAGAACCAACAACTGACTGTGTAAACGTTCTTATGTTTACCCTCTTTATTTACGATGGCCACTGCACAACGAGGGAGCAATACAGTAAAGTTCGATTTACAAGCACAGATGTATTAGCACGTGGGCTGTACAGTCAACTTGCCACGGGACAATGGAAATTGTAGTAAATGAAGGTAGGTATGTTCCTCGAATACCGCTAATACATTTGGGGATTGTTACATCCGCTAGAACTGCTGCACCCCCAACGAGTTTGTTTCAAGTTCAATCCGTTATAAAACAACCTCTTCCCACGTACAGTTAAAGTTTCGTCAATAATTTCGTACCGGCGAACAGTTGGTCGATTCCGAGTTCATGGAAAGCAAAAGTGTTCTCGACAATTGCTATCTACCAAATTTACGACTCCACAAGTTCTTCCCGAGATCAAACAAATTTACTATCTTACCACGTGAAGAGAAGTTGAGAAATTTCGTCGATTCGAAAAACTTACCTGGAACGGCGATGACAGCAGCAAGCGCAGCCCCCAGAAGGGCAACCACGACGAATGCTCTCATTGCTGAGTTAAGAAACTATCACACGTAGGGTAACCCGTATATCGACGAGTTTGGCTCATCCTCGACAGCCCTCGTCTTATATAGCTAGAAACGTGAGGCAGAGATCGGACCTAGTAGCGTAAAACACGGGCCACGTCGTGTGAATCGTGTTTCCTAGGGCCGTGCGCATCGTCGCTAAAGCGATATTGTGATGCAGTATCGGAGTCTACGTATATCGAGTACGGTTAGATAAATTCTGGATCAAGAATAGACGTGGAAAGTTTCGGATGCCTATGAAAACACCCGATAAGAGAAAGGTCAATGATGCTCCGACGTCCATGTAGGTACTTTTTAGTCAAGTTTATTTAACTTtccgtttctctgttttcagagaAGAAAGGAAGTTATTGTATAATTACCACGAAAATTAAAAGTCAAGTTCTCACCAGATCTCTATGGTTCAAGTTCTAGAGAATCACCTCGAAACTTTTTCGGATGGacgtctgtgtgtgtgtgtgttgtcaatttttttgtcccaTATTATCTTAAGAACGAGTTACCAGATTTCAACTATTTTGGTCTCAATCGACGCGgcttttccaaacttagaaCTAATTGGATTCTGGCTTTGATTGGTTCAGTATTTCTTGAGTTACGTCGAtgataaacttgaaaaaaataaaataaaataaaaatgataatatcttgagaatggacgaatggattcgaatgaaaattggtaccatCAGGTTTTTTGCATGGCTTTTCACGAATCTGAGGTTAGATTTGTAAAATCCAAAATGGTCAATCCattatagtgaaaaaaaaaaacttaaaaacaTTACGATGTGGTAGAAATTGTTAGGCGgaggtttttggggtcaccGATAACGAATATCCAAGATCAGACTTCCAAAATTGTAATGGTGGATACATGATGTAATATGATACCTGAAGGCCTTCAAATCGTGActcacgaatctgaatttgtagtttgaaattcgaattgtcgtatattaatattttttttctgtaaaccTAGAATCTGCAGTGTGACAACGGGAAGTTCGAGTGCTGGCTCACGGTCAGTCTAAAGCCacatgttgtttttttttttttgccaatcgTCATATTAAAGTTATGGTAAAATGAAACGGCACTGAGGAATGGAATTgatattttgatgaaaatttacgGAATCTATAATTTGTTGTCGTTACATGAAAAAGATCTttgagaagaaagaaagagacgTTTTGATGTAGCAAATTGTGTAGGTTTAGAAACGAGATTACACCGCTGCTGTAGTATGAAAAACTTACAGAGGTAGATCCATCGACAAATGTTTTAtcttttcacatttcaaattCTACACTCGGTCTCCCGCGACAAAGTTAGTCAGGCGTGAAGCCCGAAGATGTAGCCAATGCGTaatgtttgtttatttttcaccttgaTGGGAATGTAAGCTTCAACTCCATACGCTCTCCAGGTTGCTTcgggaaaaaagagaaaatcaacAAGTAggagagacagagaaaaaCTGCGCGTTCAATTTCCGCTTGAAATACTTAACTCGCCGGAGCGGCATTCCGGACGAAATACCTTATTTTCATTGCATAAGTTCGCTGGATTTTCACCTCACGTTTGCGAACGCGTGGAAACACGCATTTTCACGAGCATTAGAACGTGAATTGTTTCCAATTCAATGTCATTCGCAAATGGAGCGTGAATTTCGCTATAGATAAACCATCGGTTCACCTTTAAACCTCGAGCGAGTTCGTCGAAGACatcgaatgaattttcttccatttcgTTTACGAATTGCAATCCTTATCATAATATCGAATATTGGCAGGAAttcgttataaaaattttaccaagcTAACACTGGGACTCctgtatttcaattatttcgtgCAAATCCAGAAActgtttgaatttcaatcagTTCAAAGCTGGATTTATTAGTAATAAACGAATGCTGATGATTGTTCAATAATACCTGTAGAATATTTGGTccgtaaagaaataaaactttgtaaaaaataataaatgataatagAGGCATGTGCACTGGTCACAAATAAGCACAGACAATATTTGTTCTAGGATATCGATGTCCCGCTGCGTTGTTACCTATTTTCTAAGCGCACTCTGCTATCGGTCGACGCTCTTTGCGTGTCAATGCACCTCTCTTTTTTCCATACAGACTTTTGGACAGTACAAATTTATCTTcctattttatcattttcttcgttGCATTAAATCCTTTGATTTAATAGTTCAAGTAGTAACAACAAGTCTTTACATTTAACACCGGATTTCTGGAAAATTTGTAATGACATTTATCGAACACAATCCACGTATAGCGTTAGTTTGCATTTAATAGATGTCCCGTATGAtcgtttttaaataaattcggCCCTCACACGgagcaaaaaaattgagaatctaCACTCATGTAAATCGTAATCAACATCAACAATAATTAGTCTGGTTTAAACCTGGTATAACTTTTAGTGGTCGATCGTGGCAAAAAGTTGACTTTCATCGTCGAATTTCAGATCTGTCTAATTGACGCTCTTTGATGTAGATTTGCTTATTTCTCGCCTGACACGCTCTCATGACAGAAATCCAATTATCCGGTATATTTGCTTGCATTGAAGCGGGTATCGATTTCTTTGTTGAAAACTTGGAAATAAATATCGAGAGTAAATTGCAACCTAGCGGATAACTTGCCGAGTAGGTATCTCTCGCTGTTGGACGGTGAATTTTTCTGCATTCTAATGAAATGTTCGGCGCAGGCTTGATTCGtaattaaatatacatacgaATCGTAGGAAGCCGTGAATTACCAAAGTATTGGCATTTATTGATCGTCGTCTTCAAATATACCCAACAATCTTTAATTGCGAGCTTTGTTTGGTTTGTTTCAAATGGTAAATATTACGGGGTAAATGTAGAAACGTCTGGCATATTGAATAACGAGCTTTCGCGACGCATTTATGTAACCATATAATTCAGCATAtatcattgatatttttgtgTTACATTACGCAACGAAgagggatgaaaataatacgaaacaCAGGTtcgggaaaaatatttattgacgCTACATTAGTGCTACTATATGAGAATAAATTCACGTCATTACATCTGAACAAATTACACTTTCTCTAAATGGGAAATAGTCAAATTTCGAGGGTGTGCAATTCGTTAAGATTGCGTGATATGATTACGactacagattttttttcaacattattactcttacaataaaatatatgccTAGTATGTGTTCGAAAAAGGTATATGTTAAATGGGGAAATCCACCCCATATTAATTAACCCCACCATATAGGCACGGGTTAGAGTTgatataaaaatgtgaaaaaaattggagaattgtttttgaattatttaaagttGAAATCGGGGACGCGccagaaaaaaatcgtcaacacactgaataaggaccaccctattATGCAATCGATAAatctattttaaaaattgtttctgtTTGCCTTGTCGTCGGACGTTGAATATCAATGCAAATAAATATCATATGTGTCTAACGAATTCGGATGTCACGCGCAGGCACGAGGCACTGCTGCACACGGCTCGACGTTGCACGCGGCTTGAGTGATTGCGGTCTATGCGATGGGGCTAGACCTCAACTATTATATCATATAAATAGCGATGTCACTTTTGAAGAAGTCACACGGCTTCATCATGAAGCTCGCAATCGTCTTTCTAGCGATCTTCGCAGCCGGAGTATCAGCCTCCCTAACAAAAGGTGAGTTTTTATTCTCCTCTTTTTCTCATGCGTAcatacattttcttttatatccTCCTTTATGACAGTATTTTATGAATGTACGTTATGAAACACTTCAAGTTTTGCGTGAAaagtagaaaacaaaaaacatttgaCACTAATAAATTTCTCACAAATGTAACATATGCTTCAGAACTCGAATTCACGTAAAATATTAGGGATGTTGCATAAAATCGTGTGGAATAGGTAATGTAATACGATCTGTGGGTAAACAACCTGTTCATTTTATTCGAGAATATATCAATTTAATGTAGAGACATTTCGTCGTTCGATATAGGCATGGCTTACCTTCCCTACTTATACCCAAGTATTTTACCAAGTCGTTTCCACGTAACTTTGAAAGTATCGTCAAGGGCTTCGTGGAATTAACCGAAAACATTTTCGCTGACAGTTTGCGAAGTCTATTAAAGTCCTCAGCTATTCATATGCTTGTAATAtcctgaaagaaaagtttggGTGCTCAAAATGGTCTTGAACAAGCAATCAAATTGTAACTTTTTGGAATTTGGACTACAGATAGCGCGTAAAATGTGAAACAATTTAATTAGTATCGTTATAATTAGAGCAACTTGCGTGTTTTGTAACTGCGATAATTAATCTGCGTGCAAAAATAACGACAGAGATATCAATTTATCACTGCACATTCGATAGGCGTGATTTATGTATACTGCTATGTTGACCTCTAGACACTTTCGAGATTTGGTATGATGTAATAATTTACTTTGTGTATCATTGTGCTTTATTTTTAGTTGATTCGTTTTACCACTTATCGCATCTAATTAATTATCAGTAATCGTATAGGCTGCAATGTACCGCAATAGCTCAAAACTTGTTTCAAAACAGTTTCAGTCGTTAAAAGCCACAGATATACAGCATTAAATATCATCCGATTGTCGCAACAATAATTTCCACAAGTTGAAACGGCACTGATTTCTCGGGGTTCGGGATATCGTATCAGATCTTTTCAAAAACCTTGCTTCAACCAACTTTTCTAGACGAAACTAGTTATACATTTATGCGAGGATTATACAGCGTGAATagaaaattcatgaaattatGAACGAATGATCTTGTGTTTGTTTATTGTTAAAATCACCAGACACTGAACTAGATAGATAAAACTGAGTTTAGcaaagaaaatttatgatACCCTGAAATAGCTGTTTAAATTTCTAGTATAGGTATAACGTTCTTTCATCCGTTAGCGGACACGACTTTTCTCGGACGGCAACTGCGGGTCCTCTACCTGCTGAAGAATCTCAGCGAACCTCTCCAAGATGAGGACCTTCTGGCTCTGCGCGCTAGCTTCAACCCGGAGACGTGCAAGGATTACTTCAATAATCCGGAAACCCTTGAATTGTTCATCCACGAAATGAAGAGAGGTAGTTTGCTTGGCCGAGAGGAGATATTTTCGCTTTTCGATGCCAAGCACCGTTACCAGGTGAAGCTGCTCTTCAACGCGCTGATGTCGGCTAAGGACTGGTCGCATTTCATGGGCCTGTCGACCTACATCCGTGACAAAATGAACCATCGTCAATTCTTGTACGCCTTCAGCACTGCTCTTCTACACCGCGAAGACTGTCGTGGAATAAAGTTACCACCGGCATACGAAATCATTCCACAAATGTTCCTGACCACTGACGTCGTCCGGCGCGCCTACCAGGCCCAGATGCAGGGCAAACCCACTCTCATCCCGATGAGCTTCACCGGCAGCGTTCTCAATCCTGAACAGCGAGTTGCCTACTTCGGAGAAGACGTCGGACTTAACGCCCACCACGCTCACTGGCACATGGATTTCCCCTTCTGGGCTGACGAGCGCAAGGACCGAGCGGGCGAACTCTTCTTCTACATGCACCACCAGCTCTTGGCACGTTTCGACGCTGAGCGTCTGAGCAATCATTTGCCACCGGTTGAGCCGTTGCAGTGGGAGAAACCGATCGTCGAAGGTTTCGCACCGGGCGCCGTGTATCCGGGTGGTCAGGAGTTTCCGGTCCGCCCAGATAACATGTTCTTCCAGAATTTGCCGGAACGAACTGTTGCCGATATGATCGAGTTCGAGAACCGGATCCGCGATGGCATCGACGCTGGAATGATTCGCGACAAAAACGGTAAAAATACGGAGCAATGTTTTTCCCTTTTCGAAACTGAAAACGACCCCACGGTTCCATTTACTCGTCAACAGGTGTGGTCGTTTTCCTGAACAATACCGAGGGCATCGACGTTCTGGGGTCGCTGATCGAGAGCTCGACCAGCAGCTTGGATCCTCGCTACTTCGGGAGTCTTCACACCGACGCTCACCTGCTTCTTTCCAGAGTTACGGACCCCAAGGGGAAGTACGGAATGACCCCCGGGGTGATGGAACACTTCGAAACGGCAACTCGCGACCCGGCCTTCTTCCGCCTCCACAAGCACATCGACAATCTCTTCAAGGAGCACAAGGACAGACTGCCCCCGTACACGTACGATGACCTAGCCTTCCCCGGTGTCAGAATAACGGCTCTGAAGGTCGTCGGCGAGTCCAAGGCCTCCGATCCCAACGTCCTGGTGACGTACTTCGACGAGAGTTACATCGACCTGGGGAACGCCGTCCAAGGGAAGCCGGTCAGCATCCGCGCCGTTGTTTCTCGCCTTAACCACGAACCCTTCAAGCTGGTTGCCACCGTGTACAGCGACAAGAACACCTACGCCATCGCCAGGGTCTTCTTGGCCCCGTCAAAGAGCTGGTTCGACGAGGACATCCAATTGGACGAGGCCCGCTGGTCGATGATTGAGCTGGACCGATTCCCAGTCGAACGTAAGTAAACAGAGCGATTTTATCTCGGTTCGCGCCTTCCACCCTCCGtaatcatcatcgtcgtcatagTCCGGGCTCGTTCGAGGTTTTAATGCGAGTTCTGTTTGCTCAGTGAGAATCGGCTCGAATCTCATCACTCGCCGGAGCATCGAGACTTCCGTTACGGCGTCTGAGCCACTCAGCTATCCCGAGCTAATGAAGAAGGCGAAATCAGCTTTCCAAGGCGAGAGCGTCTTCGAAGTGGACACTCTGCATAGACATTGTGGCTTCCCCCACCGCCTATTACTCCCTCAAGGCCGTCACCAGGGAATGGACTTCAAGTTATACGTCATCCTTACCGACCTAAAAACGGACCTCCATTCGACCTTTGAGCATCCCTACGTGATGAACGAAATTCCAGCCCTGAGTTATTGCGGCGTTCTCGACGGCGTCTTCCCTGACATTCGTCCCATGGGATTCCCCTTCGATCGGCGTATTATTCATTCGAACAACTTCCAACAAGCGAATACCAAGGTAATTGATGTTACCATCAAGAATGTCAAGTACCAATAACAATTTACTATCTATGATCTTTATTACCGAAGACTGACTAGATTGTGATTATATTATTAGATATATATTCTTGTTCAACCTCtgatatgtgaattttgcaccGCATCTGCGAATGAAGAATAAATCCTTCGTGGAATGTATCTACTATACATACTCTACTGAAACTGTGAAAAGTCCGCGACGATAGAGGGTAAAAACTGCTCTTGTAAATTATGAATCCATTTTGGTCAAAGAGTGAAACGGAAGAAGAGACACACGTGTCGGTTCACAGAGCAGAGCTGACGTTCCGAGATAATTGACTTGCGTGTAACTTAATGAGGGTCGCTCATTGTTACCTATACCTACCCACCGCCTCGTAGCGTTGAGTGCCTGCTAGGCGCGAACAAGTGAATTAGGTTCTCTTCCGTCTTCTGTCTTCCGCTTCCTGAGGCTGACGGCGTCAATTACTAGTCGTCAAAACGGGTTTAGTTAGCGACAGAATTTTCTCACCAAGGTCTCACCCTCGTTTACAACCTCCAATTAGCTGAAGTGCACCGCATGTATGGAACTAGGAAAGGTAAGCGGTACAGATGCCTGTGTGATTGGCGAAGTTATAGTTAAAGTGGAAGAGATATGACCtcctttcttttatttatctcGCGAGTATCGTTGCGTCAATTCTGACAATACTCTATTCTTTGGAATAATTTCCCTTCCTCACGCTCTAAGACGAAATGCGAGCCGTTATAGCATCACCTCTTGGTACGGTGCAAGTGCAACGCATCTGCGACACGTCGATACtcgtatacatgtacaatcGAATAGTGTGCAGGAGAGGCGGTTACAAATTGGCGCCATGAAATGCGCATTTAGAGGCCATAAAACTCATGGCTGAACAATTTGTCGTACCTCCGGTGGAACGTTAACTGGGTGATTTGCGGACCGCGAACGTATCGAGACGGCATTCGATTGACGTCATTTTTGGAGTTGGGTGTTATCGAGGGGATCTGCGACGGCGCGACGTGGGAACTCCTGGGCGATCCCTAGGGATGGACGAAAGGATCAGGGGAACAGATGAGCTGAAAACTGCGGGCGGATAAAATCAATCAGTTACACTTGTTTATGCTCGTGAAATATCGTCGCTGCAGACTCGGACATTCATTGCCGattgcattatttttcaatatcacgAGGCTGAAACATGTGACGAGAAATTGTTACCTATTATTCTATGCCTTtgtttgttggaaaaattttcgtagAAACAATTACCCTCGATTCATGTCGAGCATGTAAATCTTAGCTATAACGGAAACTTGCATGTCGATCGTGAATTTTTGATCATTCATTGCGGGATTATCGACGACATTTACACCCACATGCCGTCATCAATCTTGTCTCTGATTAATTAGGGTTTATTGGAAATCGACCAGTCTCGACAAATATTCTATTTAGCTTGACGACCGTGTTATGCGGTTATTGGCACAGATAACTTTTTATCTACGACCGAAAAATATTCGGCTCGTAAAATTGAAGGAACTTAACTTGACGGGATGGGATAGAGGACAGCGTTTTGACTGCAGGATGCACGGTCCTAAAACAGATCAGTATGCAGATGATAAGGAAATCGGCATCGCGTTTACTTTCTCTCGGTTGCAGAAACGTTTTTTGCTCAATGATATTGGTATCCCTGCCCATTTCCGGCTACTTATTTTCGATGCGagtttcgattctatacgaattacgtgaaaaaataacagtCGATGCAGCTCGTTCTTTCACGTCGGCTGCATCGACTGTGATGCCGCCGCGACTAATTTCAAGTGTTAATTATTTacgtgtataattaattaaagcttcttcaaaatctgatttttcCAGTAACCCTAAATTCATCCGACGTACATTCATCACAGACACTAATAAAGTGCAAACGCAGTGTCGATTGCATATCAGATGAAAATGAGAAGCTGCCGCCAGTAGTTTCGAATGACAAACGAGGCAAGTAGTTTCCAATTCCTGAACAGTAATGGAAAACAAATACAAAGAAGGTTAGAAAACAgcaaactaacaataagtatgaCAAGTAAAGCCTTATCATCGTTCAGAATTCGGCTTGTGTAAGAAGAGAGAAATGGATAGTAAAATGATACCGGGAACGTAATCCTACATCGGGAGTTATATCCCTTCCCAACGCCGTCGGTAATACGCTCGGTCGATAACACAGGTCTCTCCGTATATCAGCCGGCGGTTGTTTGCTTCTCGATCAGCTTCGGGTAACCGCGTAGCGTCTGCGCTATCCTCACAGAAACGGAACAGGATTTCTCAGTCAGTTGTTTGCCACGGGGCAGTGACGTCGGTTCTCAAACGCCGACGATGCTTCTTCGATCGTCGGCAGGGAGCGCAAGGGTGAACAATCGCGGGTGAAGCGTGTGCCTTCTCCTCGGGTTCAAAGTTTGTAAACAAGAAGCGTCGCGCCTTATAAGCGAGAACATTTTGCCGAAACTTGCGACATTCCAGTGACCGAAGTTTTCCCCGTCGTCGGTGCCAACTCGATCCTTCCCCAGCTTTCAGAGGCATGCCAATAACGTGAGTATAAATGACCAATGTTATTGTTATGGCGCATAGAGACTCGGACAATAGAAGGAACCGCTCTCAGGCAAGTGTAATGTTGTAGTAGCAGCAAATTGAGTGCTCAACCTACAGTTTTAGAAACTCAATGTACCGGCGTGTACAGTGACAGTGACAATTACCGTACGTTGAGCATCGGAGCTTGTATTGTGCTAATATTCTTCGTTATTATATCGCGGAGATTCGAGTTTTTGAGGTGAGATATTCGATCCCATTATCTAACGATAAACGATTTTTAAACGCCGATTTA from Neodiprion lecontei isolate iyNeoLeco1 chromosome 1, iyNeoLeco1.1, whole genome shotgun sequence includes these protein-coding regions:
- the LOC107224367 gene encoding hemocyanin-like, with the protein product MSLLKKSHGFIMKLAIVFLAIFAAGVSASLTKADTTFLGRQLRVLYLLKNLSEPLQDEDLLALRASFNPETCKDYFNNPETLELFIHEMKRGSLLGREEIFSLFDAKHRYQVKLLFNALMSAKDWSHFMGLSTYIRDKMNHRQFLYAFSTALLHREDCRGIKLPPAYEIIPQMFLTTDVVRRAYQAQMQGKPTLIPMSFTGSVLNPEQRVAYFGEDVGLNAHHAHWHMDFPFWADERKDRAGELFFYMHHQLLARFDAERLSNHLPPVEPLQWEKPIVEGFAPGAVYPGGQEFPVRPDNMFFQNLPERTVADMIEFENRIRDGIDAGMIRDKNGVVVFLNNTEGIDVLGSLIESSTSSLDPRYFGSLHTDAHLLLSRVTDPKGKYGMTPGVMEHFETATRDPAFFRLHKHIDNLFKEHKDRLPPYTYDDLAFPGVRITALKVVGESKASDPNVLVTYFDESYIDLGNAVQGKPVSIRAVVSRLNHEPFKLVATVYSDKNTYAIARVFLAPSKSWFDEDIQLDEARWSMIELDRFPVELRIGSNLITRRSIETSVTASEPLSYPELMKKAKSAFQGESVFEVDTLHRHCGFPHRLLLPQGRHQGMDFKLYVILTDLKTDLHSTFEHPYVMNEIPALSYCGVLDGVFPDIRPMGFPFDRRIIHSNNFQQANTKVIDVTIKNVKYQ